The segment CGATCACTTGGGGGACGTCTACCTGGCCCTGGGCCAAAAGGACCTGGCCCTGAAACAGTGGCGCAAAGCGCTGGAGCTGGACCCTAAAAAGGAAGATGTCAAAAAGAAGATTGAGGCCCATGAATAAACTTAAACGCCGGCTGTTGCCTCTTTGCCTTTTGCTTTTTGCCTTCTGCCTTTTCCCCGGCTGCTCCCATTTTAAGCCCCAGCCCCGGAAGCTGGCCCCCGAAAAGGTCTGGCAACAGGTGCAGCAGAGTTATTCCGAACCGCGCCCGCCCTATTGGGCCGAGGGCGACCTCACCTTTAGTTCTCCGGATTTCAATCAATCATTTTCCTTCACCCTGCGCTGGGAAAGCCCCCACAGAATGCGGATAGACGTCGCAGGCTTCCTGGGCTTTACCCTGGCCTCGGCCGCGGTCTGCAACAGTCTGGCCTGGCTCAATATCCCCATCAAAAGCGTTTACCTGAAGGGGCAGATCCAAAAAATTGACTCGGCCTCGGCCAATGCCCTGGGATTCTCGTTGGACCAGTTCCTGAAAATGCTGGAAGGCCGGCCTCCCCTACTCCCGGGCAAATGTGACTTTGCCGGTGAGGATGAATTTTTAAGTTTCAGCTATCAGGACAGCCTGGCGGCCTACATTTTCCGGGTGGACCCCAAACTGGGCCGGATCGCGGAATACCGGGTTCAGAACGGAACCGAAGACCTGCAGCAGATCAGTTACGGCAACTGGCGGACGCTGGGCCCAAGTTCCCGCCCCTA is part of the candidate division TA06 bacterium genome and harbors:
- a CDS encoding DUF4292 domain-containing protein, which gives rise to MNKLKRRLLPLCLLLFAFCLFPGCSHFKPQPRKLAPEKVWQQVQQSYSEPRPPYWAEGDLTFSSPDFNQSFSFTLRWESPHRMRIDVAGFLGFTLASAAVCNSLAWLNIPIKSVYLKGQIQKIDSASANALGFSLDQFLKMLEGRPPLLPGKCDFAGEDEFLSFSYQDSLAAYIFRVDPKLGRIAEYRVQNGTEDLQQISYGNWRTLGPSSRPYAIEMTKPRQDLEMSVTYRKISPVESFKPETWQQLLPRGVTPGEF